One Halalkalicoccus tibetensis genomic region harbors:
- a CDS encoding DUF373 family protein yields MLLVLCVDLDDDIGRKTGFDTPVVGREACEAAAVALATADPEDSDVNVVFQGVHLYDELASEGEAVEVAAITGNAKADVSANREVGDELDRVLAGLATGESVSAIIVTDGAQDESVIPVIRSRVPVDGVRRVVVRQAQDLESMYYTIKQVLNDPETRGTILIPLGILLLIYPLVAVADLLGLPGSILGVLSAMLGLYVLFRGLGLEETVDELAERGRRLLYTGRVTLITYVVAAALLFIGGVDGLESLEAARAEMSMGAIEVIAALVYGAIQWFAAAGITSSLGQITDEYLADRFEWRYLNAPFYVISIAVVLYAVSAFVLDYQDLPYVAIALTIGTLLGLASTLTFAIAESRMERRAEPT; encoded by the coding sequence ATGCTGCTGGTGTTGTGTGTCGACCTCGACGACGACATCGGCCGGAAGACCGGCTTCGACACCCCGGTCGTCGGCCGCGAGGCCTGCGAGGCCGCCGCCGTCGCGCTCGCCACCGCCGACCCCGAGGACTCCGACGTCAACGTCGTCTTCCAGGGCGTTCACCTCTACGACGAGCTGGCGAGCGAGGGCGAGGCCGTCGAGGTCGCGGCCATCACCGGCAACGCGAAGGCCGACGTCAGCGCCAACCGCGAGGTCGGCGACGAGCTCGACCGCGTGCTCGCGGGCCTGGCGACCGGCGAGTCCGTCTCCGCGATCATCGTCACCGACGGCGCCCAGGACGAGAGCGTCATCCCCGTGATCCGCTCGCGGGTGCCGGTCGACGGCGTCCGCCGGGTCGTCGTCCGCCAGGCCCAGGACCTCGAGTCGATGTACTACACGATCAAGCAGGTGCTGAACGACCCCGAAACCAGGGGAACGATCCTCATTCCTCTCGGGATCCTCCTGCTGATCTACCCGCTCGTGGCCGTCGCCGACCTGCTGGGGCTGCCGGGGAGCATCCTCGGGGTGCTCTCGGCGATGCTCGGGCTCTACGTCCTGTTTCGGGGACTTGGCCTCGAGGAGACCGTCGACGAGCTCGCCGAGCGCGGTCGCCGGCTGCTCTATACGGGTCGGGTGACGCTGATCACGTACGTCGTCGCCGCGGCCCTGCTCTTCATCGGCGGCGTCGACGGGCTCGAATCGCTCGAGGCGGCCCGCGCGGAGATGTCGATGGGGGCGATCGAGGTGATCGCCGCGCTGGTCTACGGCGCGATCCAGTGGTTCGCCGCCGCCGGTATCACCTCCAGCCTCGGCCAGATCACCGACGAGTACCTCGCGGATCGCTTCGAGTGGCGCTACCTCAACGCGCCCTTTTACGTGATCTCGATCGCGGTCGTGCTGTATGCCGTCAGCGCGTTCGTGCTCGACTACCAGGACCTCCCCTACGTGGCGATCGCGCTCACGATCGGGACCCTACTGGGGCTGGCGAGCACGCTGACCTTCGCCATCGCGGAGTCGAGAATGGAACGCCGGGCCGAGCCGACCTGA
- a CDS encoding polyprenyl synthetase family protein, giving the protein MEYLERRRALVDERLEAVVGGVEPDGLADEVGHTALSGGKRVRPTVTVLVCEAVGGEPSDAVDFGVGVELVHNASLVIDDIIDRSDVRRGVESAWAKYGYGPAIIGSDAQLGEAFALFSADPRAMQAVTEAMVELGEGEATELADRPGSEEEYMELARRKTGALFRAAAELGAIGAGADGVTVEAVGEYAERVGVAFQIRDDVLDETADPEELGKPTGQDDEMDRPSLLRVTDLDPEEANERAHDQSEAALEALSRIEVADEQAYEYLRDLAEFVVIREQ; this is encoded by the coding sequence ATGGAGTATCTCGAACGTCGGCGGGCGCTCGTCGACGAGCGCCTGGAGGCCGTCGTCGGCGGGGTCGAGCCCGACGGGCTGGCCGACGAGGTGGGCCATACGGCCCTGTCGGGCGGCAAGCGGGTCCGCCCGACGGTCACCGTCCTCGTCTGCGAGGCGGTCGGCGGCGAGCCGAGCGACGCCGTCGACTTCGGGGTGGGCGTCGAGCTGGTGCACAACGCCTCGCTGGTGATCGACGACATCATCGACCGGTCGGACGTTCGACGGGGCGTCGAGAGCGCCTGGGCGAAGTACGGCTACGGCCCGGCGATCATCGGCAGCGACGCCCAGCTGGGCGAGGCGTTCGCGCTGTTCTCGGCCGATCCGCGCGCGATGCAGGCGGTCACCGAGGCGATGGTCGAGCTCGGCGAGGGCGAGGCGACCGAGCTCGCCGACCGACCGGGGAGCGAGGAGGAGTACATGGAGCTCGCCCGGCGGAAGACCGGCGCGCTGTTCCGGGCGGCCGCCGAGCTGGGCGCGATCGGCGCCGGCGCCGACGGCGTGACCGTCGAGGCCGTCGGCGAGTACGCCGAGCGCGTGGGGGTCGCCTTCCAGATCCGCGACGACGTGCTCGACGAGACGGCCGACCCCGAGGAGCTGGGCAAGCCTACGGGCCAGGACGACGAGATGGATCGCCCCTCGCTGCTGCGGGTCACGGACCTCGACCCCGAGGAGGCCAACGAGCGTGCCCACGACCAGTCCGAGGCCGCACTCGAGGCGCTCTCGCGGATCGAGGTCGCCGACGAACAGGCCTACGAGTACCTCCGCGACCTCGCGGAGTTCGTCGTTATTCGTGAACAATAG
- a CDS encoding DUF2071 domain-containing protein, whose translation MEFSIPLAFEWRHLLFANWPIDPDRLDAHLPDALSVQTYDGAGWLTVVPFVNVDTRPRGLPERVGIDLPELNLRTYVTHEGEPGVYFFSLDAPSVAAVLGARLLHRLPYYYARMNCRWTGDEMAFSNRRLHPGDRPAHFEASYGPDGEPFTPEPGGRAAFLTERRRLYTEGMDGAVRHTDVAHEPWTLYPATMGVAENTLFEANGFDHPEADPVCYYSPGVDVVTTRSKRRDRNGGLTDRLAAVRDRFDG comes from the coding sequence ATGGAGTTCTCGATCCCCCTCGCCTTCGAGTGGCGCCACCTGCTGTTCGCCAACTGGCCGATCGACCCCGACCGGCTCGACGCCCACCTCCCCGACGCGCTGTCGGTCCAGACCTACGACGGGGCGGGCTGGCTGACGGTCGTCCCGTTCGTCAACGTCGACACCCGCCCCCGGGGGCTTCCCGAACGGGTCGGGATCGACCTCCCCGAGCTCAACCTGCGGACCTACGTCACCCACGAGGGCGAGCCGGGGGTCTACTTCTTCAGCCTCGACGCGCCGAGCGTCGCGGCCGTCCTCGGTGCGCGCCTGCTGCATCGCCTCCCCTACTACTACGCTCGGATGAACTGTCGGTGGACGGGCGACGAAATGGCCTTCTCGAACCGGCGACTGCATCCCGGCGACCGCCCGGCCCACTTCGAGGCGAGCTACGGCCCCGACGGCGAGCCCTTCACGCCCGAACCCGGGGGCCGCGCCGCGTTCCTGACCGAACGCCGCCGGCTCTACACGGAGGGGATGGACGGCGCGGTTCGCCATACGGACGTCGCCCACGAACCGTGGACGCTCTATCCGGCGACGATGGGGGTCGCGGAGAACACGCTGTTCGAGGCCAACGGGTTCGACCACCCCGAGGCCGATCCGGTCTGTTACTACAGCCCCGGCGTCGACGTCGTGACGACCCGGAGCAAACGACGGGACCGAAACGGCGGCCTCACGGACCGGCTGGCCGCGGTCCGCGACCGGTTCGACGGCTGA
- a CDS encoding cation:proton antiporter: MVLEIFELYDLVLLLVGLALLGVALLPRVISERPISAPVLFLLFGLVVFSLPLGLPELHPIEQGHFVERLTELGVIIALMTAGLKIDRPPSLRGWMSTWRLLAITMPVTIGLVALVGWWGIGLAIPTAMLLGAVMAPTDPVLASEVQVEGPEGSTEEEGKEDAAGGEDEVRFALTSEAGLNDGFAFPFTNLAILMALVGAAPGNWIGEWLLVDVLFRVGIAIVGAIGLGWLLARLVFALPVDAPMAKSMLGLESLAVMFIVYGAIEFAGGYGFIGVFIAAVTFRDYERRHEFHEPLHDIAEQSEQLLMATIMILFGGLIASGLFAPLTWQAIVVAVVIVFVIRPVAGIVALLGFERKWTDRLAISFFGVRGIGTFYYLAHGLNSAPFNEPYLIWAIAGLAILVSVVVHGLSATPIVEHRLGEGSPS, translated from the coding sequence ATGGTTCTGGAAATCTTCGAACTATACGATCTCGTTCTGCTACTCGTGGGTCTCGCGCTGCTCGGCGTCGCGCTCCTGCCGCGAGTCATTTCCGAGCGGCCGATCTCGGCGCCGGTTCTCTTCCTCCTCTTCGGCCTCGTCGTCTTCTCACTTCCGCTCGGTCTGCCTGAGCTCCATCCGATCGAACAGGGCCACTTCGTCGAACGACTTACCGAGCTCGGCGTGATCATCGCGCTGATGACCGCGGGGCTGAAGATCGACCGTCCGCCGAGTCTGCGCGGTTGGATGTCGACCTGGCGGCTGCTCGCCATCACGATGCCGGTGACGATCGGGCTCGTGGCGCTGGTCGGCTGGTGGGGGATCGGTCTCGCCATCCCGACGGCGATGCTGCTCGGGGCAGTGATGGCGCCGACCGATCCCGTCCTCGCCAGCGAGGTACAGGTCGAAGGGCCCGAGGGGAGTACCGAGGAGGAAGGAAAAGAGGACGCCGCCGGCGGCGAGGACGAGGTTCGATTCGCGCTCACCTCCGAGGCGGGACTCAACGACGGTTTCGCGTTTCCCTTCACGAACCTGGCGATTCTGATGGCGCTCGTCGGGGCTGCCCCCGGAAACTGGATCGGCGAATGGCTGCTGGTCGACGTGCTGTTTCGGGTGGGCATCGCGATCGTCGGCGCGATCGGCCTCGGCTGGCTGCTCGCCAGACTCGTCTTCGCGCTGCCGGTCGACGCGCCCATGGCGAAGTCGATGCTTGGGCTTGAGTCACTGGCGGTCATGTTCATCGTCTACGGCGCCATCGAGTTCGCCGGCGGCTACGGCTTCATCGGGGTGTTCATCGCCGCGGTGACTTTCCGGGACTACGAACGCCGCCATGAATTCCACGAACCGCTCCACGACATCGCAGAACAGAGCGAGCAGCTGCTGATGGCGACGATCATGATCCTTTTCGGGGGATTGATCGCGAGCGGCCTGTTCGCACCTCTCACATGGCAGGCCATCGTCGTCGCCGTCGTGATCGTGTTCGTCATCAGGCCGGTCGCCGGGATCGTCGCGTTGCTCGGGTTTGAGCGAAAGTGGACCGATCGATTGGCGATCTCTTTCTTCGGCGTTCGGGGGATCGGCACGTTCTACTACCTCGCACACGGGCTGAACTCGGCGCCCTTCAACGAGCCGTATCTCATCTGGGCGATCGCCGGCTTGGCCATCCTCGTCTCGGTCGTGGTTCATGGGCTGAGTGCGACCCCGATCGTCGAACATCGGCTAGGCGAGGGGAGTCCCAGCTAG
- a CDS encoding cupin domain-containing protein has translation MTRERIENPVTGERIEFRRGTDANDSPIRFDYYLEPGGFATGRIDHVHPRQEERFEVRSGRLGVRIAGDEWTATPGTRFSVLPETPHTVWNDGDDEVHAVIEIRPGSDIGAFFETVFALAREGKTNRWGIPGPLGLAVLVDEFHEDIYFDAVPFPIQRAFAGVVAPVGRLAGYRASDPRRSEPEP, from the coding sequence ATGACACGCGAACGCATCGAGAACCCGGTGACGGGCGAGCGGATCGAGTTCCGTCGGGGGACCGACGCGAACGACTCGCCGATTCGGTTCGACTACTACCTCGAACCCGGCGGGTTCGCGACGGGCCGGATCGACCACGTCCACCCCCGCCAGGAGGAACGCTTCGAGGTCCGGTCGGGGCGCCTCGGCGTCCGCATCGCGGGCGACGAGTGGACGGCGACGCCGGGAACGCGGTTCTCGGTCCTCCCCGAGACCCCTCACACCGTCTGGAACGACGGCGACGACGAGGTGCATGCCGTGATCGAGATCCGCCCGGGATCCGACATCGGGGCGTTCTTCGAGACCGTCTTCGCGCTCGCGCGGGAGGGGAAGACGAACCGGTGGGGGATTCCGGGGCCGCTCGGACTGGCGGTGCTCGTCGACGAGTTCCACGAGGACATCTACTTCGACGCCGTCCCGTTTCCGATCCAGCGGGCGTTCGCGGGCGTCGTCGCCCCGGTCGGCCGGCTCGCCGGCTACCGGGCGAGCGATCCTCGCCGTAGCGAACCGGAACCGTAG
- a CDS encoding alpha/beta hydrolase — translation MIPGETGQLLEEFPYVRVGDGPRTLVFVPGVTDPLFDGNYPRIAAHLFRRYYHRFADEYTVYVISRPRGLEAGKTIRDMADDYARAIGEEFGSATVWGLSMGGCIAQQLAVEHPECVEELVLSVTGTRLSAEGRELTDRMRRRAYDHDWQSIRAMVASEMFPDWRRYVYPPLTASVGRFTLPKPAVPSDAWISTEAVLDYDGRRSIGRIDARTLVIGGERDRFFPPAILEETAEAIPGAELAVIEGAKHGVFYTHKPSFENRMLTFLRG, via the coding sequence ATGATTCCTGGAGAGACAGGACAGCTTCTCGAGGAGTTCCCGTACGTCCGGGTGGGCGACGGCCCGCGGACCCTCGTGTTCGTTCCGGGCGTGACCGACCCGTTGTTCGACGGGAACTACCCACGGATCGCCGCCCATCTCTTCCGTCGGTACTACCACCGGTTCGCCGACGAGTACACCGTCTACGTGATCAGCCGCCCGCGCGGGCTCGAGGCGGGCAAGACGATCCGCGACATGGCCGACGACTATGCCCGAGCGATCGGCGAGGAGTTCGGCTCTGCGACCGTCTGGGGGCTCTCGATGGGGGGCTGCATCGCCCAGCAGCTCGCGGTCGAACACCCAGAGTGCGTCGAGGAGCTCGTCCTCTCGGTCACGGGTACCCGGCTCTCGGCGGAGGGCCGCGAGCTCACCGACCGGATGCGCCGGCGGGCCTACGACCACGACTGGCAGTCGATCCGCGCGATGGTCGCCTCGGAGATGTTCCCCGACTGGCGGCGGTACGTCTACCCGCCGCTGACCGCGTCGGTCGGGCGGTTCACGCTCCCGAAGCCGGCGGTCCCGTCGGACGCCTGGATCTCCACCGAGGCGGTGCTGGACTACGATGGACGAAGGAGCATCGGGAGGATCGACGCGCGAACCCTGGTGATCGGCGGCGAGCGGGATCGCTTCTTCCCGCCCGCGATCCTCGAGGAGACCGCCGAGGCGATCCCCGGCGCCGAACTGGCGGTGATCGAGGGCGCGAAACACGGCGTCTTCTACACCCACAAGCCGAGCTTCGAGAATCGGATGCTAACGTTTCTCAGGGGATGA
- a CDS encoding electron transfer flavoprotein subunit alpha/FixB family protein has product MTDVLAIAEHRRGELRDVSYELISAGRGLADDLGGELHVAVVSGQVEEFARRLDREGVDVVHTVSDGEEFNHGVYVQAVEALIEELDPTVLLMPNSVNGLDYGPAVANRLGRPLVTDVVDASFDDGLVATREMYGSKVETTVEVGGDRVAAMIRGGEWPGASGNGDAEIREFEFEVDESAVRTSVAGFEEVAGGDVDIADAEVLVSVGRGIEEEENIELIEELADALDATLSASRPIVDNEWLPPNRQVGQSGKTVTPEVYIAIGISGAVQHVAGMKGSETIVAINTDPNAPIFDIADYGIVDDLFDVVPALIAEFE; this is encoded by the coding sequence ATGACGGACGTCCTCGCGATCGCCGAGCACCGTCGCGGCGAGCTCCGGGACGTGAGCTACGAGCTGATCAGCGCCGGCCGCGGGCTCGCCGACGACCTCGGCGGCGAGCTCCACGTCGCGGTCGTCAGCGGGCAGGTCGAGGAGTTCGCCCGCCGGCTCGACCGGGAGGGCGTCGACGTCGTCCACACGGTGTCCGACGGCGAGGAGTTCAACCACGGCGTCTACGTACAGGCCGTTGAGGCGCTCATCGAGGAGCTCGACCCGACGGTGCTGCTGATGCCCAACTCGGTCAACGGGCTCGACTACGGGCCCGCGGTCGCGAACAGGCTGGGGCGGCCGCTGGTGACCGACGTGGTCGACGCCTCCTTCGACGACGGGCTCGTCGCGACCCGCGAGATGTACGGTTCGAAGGTCGAGACGACCGTCGAGGTCGGCGGCGACCGGGTAGCGGCCATGATCCGCGGCGGCGAGTGGCCCGGAGCGAGCGGCAACGGCGACGCCGAGATCCGGGAGTTCGAGTTCGAGGTCGACGAGTCGGCCGTCCGGACGTCGGTCGCGGGCTTCGAGGAGGTCGCCGGCGGCGACGTCGACATCGCGGACGCCGAGGTGCTCGTCTCGGTCGGCCGGGGCATCGAGGAGGAGGAGAACATCGAGCTGATCGAGGAGCTCGCGGACGCGCTCGACGCGACGCTGTCGGCCTCCCGACCGATCGTCGACAACGAGTGGCTCCCCCCCAACAGGCAGGTCGGCCAGTCGGGCAAGACCGTCACCCCCGAGGTCTACATCGCGATCGGGATCTCGGGCGCCGTCCAGCACGTCGCCGGGATGAAGGGCTCGGAGACGATCGTCGCGATCAACACCGACCCGAACGCGCCGATCTTCGACATCGCGGACTACGGGATCGTCGACGACCTCTTCGACGTGGTGCCGGCGCTGATCGCCGAGTTCGAATAA
- a CDS encoding electron transfer flavoprotein subunit beta/FixA family protein, whose protein sequence is MKVLVTVAEVATVGDDFEIDGTAIDERYLEYDLNEWDDYAIEEAVQLSEEGLADEVVAVTIGPERSEETIRMALAKGADRAIRVWDDSIDGLLDVAAKTGILRAVVEEEEPDLILSGVQTGDAMFGATGVSLAAAIDYPWAAVVNDLELEDGTAHVHRELEGGVEELTDVETPAVLTIQTGINEPRYASLRGIRQAQSKEIAVKGLAELGIEAVASDLTVTGMYEPEVESDATIFEGDAGDTAVQLASVLREKGVGAQ, encoded by the coding sequence ATGAAGGTTCTCGTGACCGTCGCGGAGGTGGCGACCGTCGGGGACGACTTCGAGATCGACGGTACGGCCATCGACGAGCGATACCTCGAATACGATCTGAACGAGTGGGACGACTACGCGATCGAGGAGGCCGTCCAGCTGAGCGAGGAGGGGCTCGCCGACGAGGTCGTCGCGGTGACGATCGGGCCCGAGCGAAGCGAGGAGACGATCCGGATGGCGCTGGCGAAGGGGGCCGACCGCGCGATCCGTGTCTGGGACGACTCGATCGACGGGCTGCTCGACGTGGCCGCGAAGACGGGGATCCTGCGGGCGGTCGTCGAGGAGGAGGAGCCCGATCTGATCCTCTCGGGCGTCCAGACCGGCGACGCCATGTTCGGCGCGACGGGCGTCTCGCTGGCCGCTGCGATCGACTACCCGTGGGCCGCCGTGGTCAACGATCTGGAGCTCGAGGACGGGACCGCACACGTCCACCGCGAGCTCGAGGGCGGCGTCGAGGAGCTGACCGACGTCGAGACGCCCGCGGTCCTCACCATCCAGACCGGGATCAACGAGCCCCGCTACGCGAGCCTGCGGGGGATCCGCCAGGCCCAGAGCAAGGAGATCGCCGTGAAGGGGCTCGCGGAGCTGGGGATCGAGGCGGTGGCGAGCGACCTCACGGTGACCGGGATGTACGAGCCCGAGGTCGAGAGCGACGCGACGATCTTCGAGGGCGACGCCGGGGACACCGCCGTCCAGCTCGCGAGCGTGCTGCGCGAAAAGGGGGTGGGCGCACAATGA
- a CDS encoding helix-turn-helix domain-containing protein — MRMSAVVVLGLCLVVAIGGLAFGAESAAGQSNGVESEVENGSQTIEIWLDEDGHADVSVYKQFGLETAEDEEAFDRLAEDFEDGEADGELSAETYERVAAGASEETDREMTIEDVERETEATSNTGTLRLNFVWNGFADATDERVEVGDAFVIDGETWLPALSDDQRLVIHTPEGYAIDSADEASIDDGTLVWEGPQSFDPGEFEATLVRSEPSEDGFSLLTVGLGLGLVATIVLLVYVLSRREGDESFVPAPTGGGRGWMALLTPAARTDDGSATHDPEPDPDREPAIEPEPDPDPLADVDEDLLSDEERVLRLLAANDGRMKQASIVVETDWSNAKVSQLLSAMEEEGEIEKLRIGRENLITLADREG, encoded by the coding sequence ATGCGGATGTCCGCCGTCGTCGTCCTCGGTCTCTGTCTGGTGGTCGCCATCGGAGGCCTCGCGTTCGGTGCGGAGTCGGCGGCGGGCCAGTCGAACGGCGTCGAGTCCGAGGTCGAGAACGGCTCCCAGACGATCGAGATCTGGCTCGACGAGGACGGCCACGCGGACGTTTCGGTCTACAAACAGTTCGGGCTGGAGACCGCCGAGGACGAGGAGGCGTTCGACCGCCTCGCCGAGGACTTCGAGGACGGCGAGGCCGACGGCGAGCTCTCGGCGGAGACCTACGAGCGGGTCGCGGCCGGGGCGAGCGAGGAGACCGACCGCGAGATGACGATCGAGGACGTCGAGCGGGAGACCGAGGCGACCTCGAACACGGGGACGCTCCGGCTGAACTTCGTCTGGAACGGGTTCGCCGACGCCACCGACGAGCGGGTCGAGGTCGGCGACGCCTTCGTGATCGACGGCGAGACGTGGCTACCCGCGCTGTCGGACGACCAGCGGCTCGTCATCCACACGCCGGAGGGGTACGCCATCGACAGCGCCGACGAGGCGTCGATCGACGACGGAACGCTCGTCTGGGAGGGCCCCCAGAGCTTCGATCCCGGCGAGTTCGAGGCGACGCTCGTCCGGAGCGAACCGTCGGAGGACGGGTTCTCGCTGCTGACCGTCGGGCTCGGGCTCGGGCTGGTCGCGACGATCGTCCTGTTGGTCTACGTGCTCTCGCGGCGCGAGGGCGACGAGTCGTTCGTGCCGGCGCCGACCGGCGGGGGCCGCGGGTGGATGGCGCTGCTCACCCCCGCTGCCCGGACGGACGATGGCTCGGCGACGCACGATCCCGAACCCGACCCCGATCGGGAGCCGGCGATCGAGCCTGAGCCCGATCCCGACCCGTTGGCCGACGTCGACGAGGACCTCCTCTCGGACGAGGAGCGGGTCCTCCGGCTGCTCGCGGCCAACGACGGCCGGATGAAGCAGGCGTCGATCGTCGTCGAGACCGACTGGTCGAACGCGAAGGTCTCCCAATTGCTCTCGGCGATGGAGGAGGAGGGCGAGATCGAGAAGCTGCGGATCGGCCGGGAGAACCTCATTACTCTCGCCGACCGGGAGGGCTAG
- a CDS encoding type IV pilin N-terminal domain-containing protein, with translation MARAISPVIGVVLLIACTIGLSAVVGVMAFAYEPAQPASIVVVGGEADAAADRITLTLERGGPLDMRELSLAVAIDGDPLETQPSYGSQRGLSGYPNGALNPGTDSEWNQGESTSFVIAGTTNGPHPEPGSAVTVRLHEDGLPIATVETTAR, from the coding sequence GTGGCTCGAGCGATCTCCCCGGTCATCGGCGTCGTCCTGCTGATCGCCTGTACGATCGGCCTGAGTGCCGTCGTTGGCGTGATGGCCTTCGCCTACGAGCCCGCCCAACCGGCCTCGATCGTCGTCGTCGGCGGCGAGGCCGACGCCGCGGCCGACCGGATCACGCTCACCCTCGAGCGGGGCGGCCCGCTCGACATGCGCGAGCTGTCGCTCGCCGTCGCGATCGACGGCGACCCCCTCGAGACGCAGCCGAGCTACGGAAGTCAGCGCGGGCTGTCGGGCTACCCCAACGGGGCGCTCAACCCGGGGACCGATTCAGAGTGGAACCAGGGCGAATCGACCTCCTTCGTCATCGCCGGGACGACCAACGGTCCGCATCCCGAGCCCGGGAGCGCCGTCACGGTCCGGCTCCACGAGGACGGCCTGCCGATCGCGACCGTCGAGACCACCGCCCGGTGA
- a CDS encoding methyltransferase domain-containing protein, with protein MGVLEDKARARLFYKYLSKVYDRVNPFIWNEQMRGQALSMLDIEEGDRVLDVGCGTGFATEGLLGQTSDVHGLDQSPHQLEKAWAKLGKHDPVKFYLGDAERLPFADDSFDVVWSSGSIEYWPEPVEALREIRRVTKPGGEVLVVGPNYPKTGIMQTVADSIMLFYDAEEADRMFAEAGYEDVEHRLMGPSYDPDIAITSVARITE; from the coding sequence ATGGGAGTCCTCGAAGACAAGGCGCGCGCGCGGCTGTTCTACAAGTACCTCTCGAAGGTCTACGATCGAGTCAACCCCTTCATCTGGAACGAACAGATGCGCGGGCAGGCCCTCTCGATGCTCGACATCGAGGAGGGCGACCGGGTGCTCGACGTCGGCTGTGGGACCGGGTTCGCCACCGAGGGGCTGCTCGGACAGACGAGCGACGTCCACGGCCTCGATCAGAGCCCCCACCAGCTCGAGAAGGCGTGGGCGAAGCTCGGCAAGCACGACCCCGTGAAGTTCTATCTGGGCGACGCCGAACGCCTCCCCTTCGCCGACGACAGCTTCGACGTCGTCTGGTCGTCGGGCTCGATCGAGTACTGGCCCGAGCCCGTCGAGGCGCTCCGGGAGATCCGGCGGGTCACCAAGCCCGGCGGCGAGGTGCTCGTCGTCGGCCCGAACTATCCGAAGACGGGGATCATGCAGACGGTCGCCGACTCGATCATGCTCTTTTACGACGCCGAGGAGGCCGACCGGATGTTCGCCGAGGCCGGCTACGAGGACGTCGAACACCGACTGATGGGCCCCTCCTACGACCCCGACATCGCGATCACCTCCGTCGCACGCATCACCGAGTGA
- a CDS encoding SDR family NAD(P)-dependent oxidoreductase produces the protein MTRNEIEAPELTREEVLLVPDDRFSPDSVAIVTGAGSGIGRATALALAHNGLTVCATDIDEEGLTGTADRHADLGLDGRIETTTADLTDDSALEAIVEAASAEGEIRYLANIAGIQHVAPMEEFPMEKYDLMHRLMLRAPLVLSKLCLPHMREAGGGAVANMCSIHGHYVTRDKVAYNVVKFGLRGLTQSIAAEGEGDVRAFSLSTAYVKTPLVVNQIADTAESRGITEREVVEDVMLGEARVTELMDPVEVANVFAFGLSKHGRFLDGGDLLFDGGYTLTY, from the coding sequence ATGACACGCAACGAGATCGAAGCGCCGGAGCTCACCCGCGAGGAGGTCCTCCTCGTCCCCGACGACCGGTTCTCGCCCGATTCCGTCGCGATCGTCACCGGCGCGGGCTCGGGGATCGGCCGGGCGACCGCGCTCGCGCTCGCACACAACGGCCTGACCGTCTGTGCGACCGACATCGACGAGGAGGGGCTCACGGGTACCGCCGACCGCCACGCCGACCTCGGCCTCGACGGCCGGATCGAGACCACGACCGCGGACCTGACCGACGACAGTGCTTTGGAAGCGATCGTCGAGGCCGCGAGCGCGGAGGGCGAGATCAGGTATCTCGCGAACATCGCCGGGATCCAGCACGTCGCGCCCATGGAGGAGTTCCCGATGGAGAAGTACGACCTGATGCACCGGCTGATGCTGCGCGCGCCGCTCGTCCTCTCGAAGCTGTGTCTGCCACACATGCGCGAGGCCGGCGGCGGTGCGGTCGCGAACATGTGTTCGATCCACGGCCATTACGTGACCCGGGACAAGGTCGCCTACAACGTCGTGAAGTTCGGGCTTCGCGGGCTGACCCAGTCGATCGCCGCCGAGGGCGAGGGCGACGTGCGCGCGTTCTCGTTGAGCACGGCCTACGTGAAGACGCCGCTGGTGGTGAACCAGATCGCCGACACCGCCGAGAGCCGCGGGATCACCGAGCGCGAGGTCGTCGAGGACGTGATGCTCGGCGAGGCGCGGGTCACGGAGCTGATGGACCCCGTCGAGGTGGCGAACGTCTTCGCGTTCGGGCTCTCGAAACACGGGCGCTTTCTCGACGGCGGGGACCTGCTGTTCGACGGCGGCTACACGCTGACGTACTGA
- the ahaH gene encoding ATP synthase archaeal subunit H — protein sequence MPRPEVLDSIKEAEAEADEIVAEAEREREERIAEARAQAEDIRDEAREEANELAETRLAEAREEIDAEREEILAAGEEEREALESRSEGRVDEVVEFVVSRFEEAVHAQT from the coding sequence ATGCCGAGGCCAGAGGTTCTGGACAGTATCAAGGAGGCCGAAGCGGAGGCCGACGAGATCGTCGCCGAGGCCGAACGCGAGCGCGAGGAGCGCATCGCCGAGGCCCGCGCCCAAGCGGAGGACATCCGCGACGAGGCGCGCGAGGAGGCGAACGAGCTCGCCGAAACACGCCTCGCCGAGGCGCGCGAGGAGATAGACGCCGAACGCGAGGAGATCCTCGCCGCCGGCGAGGAGGAACGCGAAGCCCTCGAGTCGCGTTCGGAAGGCCGCGTCGACGAGGTCGTCGAGTTCGTCGTTTCCAGGTTCGAGGAGGCGGTGCATGCTCAGACCTGA